The sequence CCGGGTGGAACCGATGCCGGGGGTGGCCGACACGCTGCGCGAGCTGGGCGGGCGGCACCGGCTGGCGCTGCTGACCAAGGGCGCGGTCGACGAGCAGCAGGGCAAGATCGATGCCTCCGGCCTGGCCGGATTCTTCGAGCTCGGCACCCACATCGTCAGGGAGAAGCACGTCGATGCCTACCGGGGGCTCGCCGAGCGGCTGGAGCTGGACCCGACCGGCACCTGGATGATCGGCAACTCGCCGAAGTCCGACATCCTGCCCGCGCGGGCGGCCGGCTGGCGCGCGGTGCACATCCCGGACGAGAACGGCTGGGCGCTGGAGCACGCCGACCTCGACCCCGCCGACCAGGGCGTGCTGCGCCTGCGTTCCTTCCAGGACCTACTGCGCCACTTCTGAGGTCCCGTTCTGAGGTCCCGGCGTGGGCTTCGGGAATCCAGTACATGTGACCTCGTCGAAAGTTGCTCTCGCGTGGGCATAACCGTGCGATGGACCGACTTGGTCTCTACAGACGCTCACCTCAAGGCGCGGCGAGGTGTGCGGCTGGGGGGATGGTCAGTCGTGCCGAGCGCGTCCGACCTGGCCTGAGCCAGGCAACACCGGACACCTGACCGCAGGAGCCGGACATGGCCACTCAGCACCCGCCGCTGCCGGCGGCCACCCGCCGACGTCGCTTTCGCCTCGGGATCGCGCTGCTGGTCAGCTGCGTCGCTCTCGTCGCCTGGATCGCCGACTTGTCCGTCAGCCTGCCGATGCACTACGAGACCGAGGGCTGGCGGCTGGCCTGGACCGGTTACGACGTCGCGGAGCTCGGCGCGCTCGCGACGACGGCCTACTGCGCGCTGCGAGACCGCTGGGCCCTGATCCCCGCCTCGGTGGTCACTGCCACTCTTCTTCTTTGTGACGCCTGGTTCGACATGGCGCTGTCGTCCGGGACCGATGACTTCTTGATCAGCCTGGCGACCGCGCTGCTCGTCGAGATCCCAACGGCGACCGTGCTCCTCCTGGTCGCCTGGCGCCTCACCCGGCGGCTGCGGGACAAGGCGACCGATGCCGTCCAACCGGGCGCGGCGACCCTGGACGTCGCGCTGCGCGACGCGGCGTTCGGGGCCGAGTTGCGCGCGATCCTGGACGGGCCGAGCATCGCCACGCTCGCCATGATCGGCACCGATGGCGAGCCCCATTCGCGCGTCGTGGGGCTGCACCGCGAAGGCGACGCGCTGCTGCTGTCGATCGTGGCCCCGCGGCAGCCGTCCAGTGATCTGGCGAAGGACGCCCAGGTGAGCGTCTCGGTCTTCGATCTGACCAACCCGCGCACCGCCGTCGAGATTCGAGGGATCGCACGGCTCCTCGCGGACGGCGAGCGACCCGGGCCCGTGGCACTCGCGCGCGAAGCCGAGCCCACGCCGACGCCGCTCGCGCGCACGTCGGAACCTCCGGAACTGCTGGATCCGGCGGACCCCTCCGGGATTCGTCTCGTCGCCAGACTCTTCCCCACCGCCATCACCCGCCTGGCGTCCTGACCGGGCCCGGCCCCGTCCCGCCGGGCACATGATCGTGACTTCAGCCCTCGGCTGGTCGTAATCGAGGCCGCTCTACAACCACCCGAGGACCAAATCGGCGATCATGTCCACTGGGCGCCTGGCTAGCGCTTACGGAAGTCCTGGCGGACTGCATCCCCGTGCCGTTCGAACGCGGCCCGTACCGTCATGCCAACCGCTACGTCCTCCGGCGCGCATCCGACGATGTTGCCCACCACCCGCAGATCGTCCTGCTCGGCGAGCTGAACCACGGCGATGACGTAGGGCACCGGCAACGTCGGGTGGAATGGGTGGTGATTGACGGTGAAGGTGAAGACCGTCCC is a genomic window of Pseudofrankia inefficax containing:
- a CDS encoding HAD family hydrolase, yielding MTLVFDADDTLWSNNVRFERVIHDYLDWLAHPTLDRDALYALLLDIEAANTVAHGYGTKVFLRSLHELFERLRDRPADERERREIAELAAALADHRVEPMPGVADTLRELGGRHRLALLTKGAVDEQQGKIDASGLAGFFELGTHIVREKHVDAYRGLAERLELDPTGTWMIGNSPKSDILPARAAGWRAVHIPDENGWALEHADLDPADQGVLRLRSFQDLLRHF
- a CDS encoding pyridoxamine 5'-phosphate oxidase family protein, whose amino-acid sequence is MATQHPPLPAATRRRRFRLGIALLVSCVALVAWIADLSVSLPMHYETEGWRLAWTGYDVAELGALATTAYCALRDRWALIPASVVTATLLLCDAWFDMALSSGTDDFLISLATALLVEIPTATVLLLVAWRLTRRLRDKATDAVQPGAATLDVALRDAAFGAELRAILDGPSIATLAMIGTDGEPHSRVVGLHREGDALLLSIVAPRQPSSDLAKDAQVSVSVFDLTNPRTAVEIRGIARLLADGERPGPVALAREAEPTPTPLARTSEPPELLDPADPSGIRLVARLFPTAITRLAS
- a CDS encoding Zn-ribbon domain-containing OB-fold protein, yielding MTTSRLDAGDRLLVQRCLACERWTYPEAARCSACGGELGVEPVSGDGTVFTFTVNHHPFHPTLPVPYVIAVVQLAEQDDLRVVGNIVGCAPEDVAVGMTVRAAFERHGDAVRQDFRKR